In Streptomyces erythrochromogenes, the DNA window GAGCACTCGCCGGCCAATTTGATGGCCCGATTTTTCACGCAGTGAGCCTCGTGTTCTCTGCAGGCTGGTCGTGGGCGTGTTTCGCCTTTTTGGTCGGCTATTTTCGCCAATCGAAAGCCGAGTCGGCTTTGCTGGCCTCTTCGGCATTGGCAGTAGGTGTGGTTGTCTACTACCTACTCAAGGCTTTGAAACCGGTTACGCCGATGGGAATGGATGTCGCTGTCGAGCCGAGCGGCGGGGGTGCTTGGTCAAGGATCGTGATCTGGGGAATGCTCGCTTTTATTCTTGGCGCCCCGGTGGGGCTCCTCGGAAACCTGGCACGAATCCCCGGCATTGCCGGCCTTCCGTTCCGCCTACTTGTTCCGCTGATCGCTTTCTTTGAGACTTCTTGGCGTCTGGATCTAGAGGCGGCCGCTGCGGGACCGAATGCCGCATTTACTTGGAGCGCGATTCGCGTGTTGGCTGTCCTCGCAGCCATAGCTCTTCTGGGACACATGGCGTGGAGGTGGCGTACTTGGCACGGCGTCCCGAAAGTGAGGGCTGATTCAGACTGAGGCTGTTCGTCACCTGCGACGTCGCGCTTGCGGGCCGGCCCGTCGATCCAGCCGAAGCACAAGCCTCATCCACCGCCTGTTGCCAAGTCGGCGTGGTAACGCAGCCGCCCTTCCTGGTGCTCTTCATTGAGCTTCAGCCTCTTGCACGTGCCTCGCCGTCATCGACCGAGCCGTTGATGCATCGAACAGTCGGGCTGACAACACCTCGCGGGCGGTCTCGTCCAGGCCCCGGCTGGCGGCTTTCTCCGCTCGCCGGTGAGCGGGAAACGGCGAGCGGTCCGGTCCAGCGGCAACATCGAGGTTGTGCCCCAGCCAGCCCCTAGAAGGCACCCGCGACGATGTACATGGCGGGGACGTCACCGCGCAGCCGGGGACGGCGGCGTGGCGCACGGCGATCCACCGGCAGGCGTGTTCGTCGCCGTGCTCGGCGACCTCGCCCATAGGTCGTCGAACAGGACCGGGTCATCAGCAGATGAGTTGTGGGATCTGTTCCAGCGGGTGGCGCCGGAGGCGCCGTCGAGGCCTCAGGGTAAGGCCCTTTTGAGTTGCTTGTTGCCTCGCTTCGACGGGTGTTCGCCTCGGATCGACGAGCCGGAGCTTCTGGTCACGGGTGCCAGGCCGGCGTAGGCGGCGAGGTGTCCGGCGGGGGCGAATCCGCTTCCGTCACCGATGTCGATGAGGATGCGAGCCGCAGTCCTGACCCCGATGCCGGCCATCGAGATCAGGACCTGGGAAAGAGGGTGGGCGTCCAGGGGTTCCTCGATTCGGGCGGCGAGGAGTTGGCCTCGCCGGGGTACAGATCGGCGATCCGCCGCATCGTCAGCCCGGGAAGGTAGGCGACTTGGCAGCCCACGTGCCGGGCGACCGTCAGAGGCAGGGCGCCGATGGAAGCCGGCTGGTCGACCACCATCAGCACCGTTCCATGGCTGGCCTGCAGCTTCTCGAACAGCTCGCGCAGCTTCGGCTCGCTGTTGGGCAGCGGCCTGTCCAACACCTTCTTCCCGGCCCGGTTGACGGCCGTGGCGTGGTGTCCACCCTTGCCGACATCCAGACCCGGGTAGACGTCGATGTCATCGTCAACCGCCATGCGCGTACTCCCGTCGGCTGCCTTCTCCCTGCCTCACCTGCGGCATCAGCGTGCCGGCAGCCACGTTACGAAGAGACTGCCTCACCCCATGCGGGATCGGCGCTCGTGCCTCTGATCAGCGGTCTGCCAATGCCTCCGACACCCGGCGACACCACCTTTCCGATCATCATCGACTGGGGGACCGAGTCATACCGGGGCCGGAGGCCGGGAGCCCTGTTTCAGGGCCGCGAAGACGGTAGCGGGGACCCGACAGGTCCGAATCCTGTCGACAGGGGCAAGTACGGATCGAAGATCCACTTGGTCACCGAGCGGACCGGTCTGCCCCTGTCCGTCGGGATCGCGGGCGCGACCTGCACGACAGTCAGGCGCAGCCCCTCGTCCGCGGCATACCACCCATCCGGGCGCGCCGCGGACGCCGTCGGCGCAAGCCCGCCAAGCTCCACGCGGAGAAGGGCTACGACTACGTTCACCTGCGGAAATGGTGACGTCAGCGCGGCGTACACATCGAATCGCACGCAAGGGCATCGAGTCCTCGCAGCGACTGGGCCGCCACCGCTGGACCGTCGAACGGACCTTGCCTGGCTCGCTGGCTGTCGCCGCCTCCACCGCCGCTACGAACGCAAAGCCGAACACTTCCTGGCCTTCACCAGCATCGCCTGCACCCTCATCTGGTACCGAAGACTCACCAAATGAGATGACGTCTAAGTCGAACCTGATCAGCTCCTTACCCAGCTGGAGTCGAGCGGTCTGCTCCACGTCTTCAGCACCAGGCCAACGGCCGGTAGCGGAGCGCGGCCCACCGCTTCTTGACCCGATTCGCCGAGACCGGTGGCGTGGTGCAGTTCGGCCAGCTCCTGCCGCCCGGGCCCGGCTGGTGCGGGCCGCTGGTGCGGGCGTGCGTGCAACTCGTCGATGTCTCCGGGCATCCATCCCACCATCACGCCGCGGGCGTGGCGGACCAGGTGCACGCCCTCCCCACCCCGCTGCCTGCGTCCAGGAGCTCCGTCTCGTGATCATCCACAGCCGCACTGTAGGGGGACGGCCAGGCCGTGCGGGGTGTCCGCGGCGCCATCCGGGTCCGTGGCGGGACCCGGCCGGGGCCGCTTCGACCGGCCGGAGCCCGCGCGTGGAGACCTCTCATCGCCCTGGAACCCCCTGACAGGCCATTCAGCCACACCCGGTCGCTGGGCTGAGCGAGTCGGTTGGGCCGGGGGCGTTGCAGTCGGGCCAGGCCGGGTACGCCGGGTGCCGCGGGGGGTACTGGTCACGGCGCCAACTCGCAGCGGCGTTGCAACGCCGGGATGAAGGGAAAGCGCGTGAGTCGCGTCTTGATCGTCGAAAGTCATGGCCGGTCCGGCCTGCGGCCGGTACTGGAGGCCGTCGACGCGTTGGTGGTTGTGGGTGAAGCGGCTGATGCTGTGGAGGCCGTCAAAGCCGCCAAGGAGTATCAGCCCGATGTCGTGATCATGGATGTGTCCCTTGCCGGCCATGGTGCGGTCGAGGCCACCCGTCAGTTGTTGGGACTCGGCTTCCCCCCGAAGGTTCTGGCGCTGACCAGCTCCAGCCCGGACGGGAGGGTCCTTGACGTGCTCCGCGCCGGAGCCGCGGGCTTCGTCGTGCGGGACTGCAGTGCTGACGAGCTGGCTCACGCGGTGCGGATCGTGGGTGTCGGCGGCAACGTCCTCGATCCGAAGATCATGCATACGCTGACTCGAGGCCGTCCTTCCGCGGGCTCCCCTGATCTGCTGGAGAGGATCGGCAACCTCACGGACATGGAGCGGCAGATGCTGACGCTCATCGGCGGCGGCCACACCAACCAGCGGATCGCCGATGAGTGCCGTCTGTCCATCACCCGTGTGAGGGCACACGTCTCGCGCCTGGTCCAACGACTTGGACTGGACCACCGGATCCAGGCTGCGGTCCTCGCCTGGGAAGCCGGGATCGTCGGACGGGACTGATTGCCGCAGGCGGTAGGACAGGCCCACTGCGACGCTCACGGACATCCGGCCGCCGCTCAGCCGTCCCCGTGTGACGGCCGGCCCGGAGTCTTGTCGCGGGACCGCTCGCGGACTGGACCGCGCACCTGTCCGAAGGTGCGGGCAGCCATCCATCCAGATCGTGGATTCGCGGGCGGTGCGAGCCATCGGCCTTTTTCACCCCTGGTCAGGTCGGGTCTCCAGGCAGCAGCGTACGAAGTCCTGGACCGCGGGGTCGGTGTCGTTCGAGGGGGCCCAGGCGACGCCGACGGAGCTGGGGCTGAGGCCGCTGACGGGGCGGTAGGTGACGCCGGGGCGGGCGTAGAAGCGGGCTGAGGACTCAGGGGTGAGGGCGATGCCGTAGCCGTTGGCGATCGCGCTGAGCCAGTCGTCGGGCTGGTCGGTGACGGCCCCGATGCGGACCGGGTGGCCTTCGCGTTCGTCGGTGGCCAGCCAGTACTCCCGCCACGCGCCGGTTTCGGACGGGGCTGCCACGAAGGGCTCGTCCCACAGGTCCCGGAAGGGAATCCGCTCGCACGCGGCGAGCGGGTGGGAGGTGGGCAGGGCGACCCAGCGGGGCTCGGTGAACAGCACCTCCACGCGCAGGGCGTCCTGGCCGGGAAAGGGCAGCCGCAGGAGGGCGACGTCGACATCCGCGTCGGCGAGTCCGGCGGTCGGATCCGACCACGAGGCCTGCCGCATCTCGGCCCGCCACCCCGGCCGACAGCGGGCGAACGCCGTGATGATGCCCGGGGTGGTCTCGTTGGCTGCGCTGGCGAGGTAGCCGATGCGCAGCACGCGGGCCGCCCGGCTGGCCGCGGTCTTCGTGTCGCGCAGGACCTGATCCCAGTCGGACAGGAGCACAGGGATCCGCTCCGCCAGGGTGCGGCCCGGGCCGGTGAGTGCCATGCCCGCGCGGGACCGGGTGAACAGCGTCAGCCCGAGCAGGGTTTCCAGTTGCTTGATCTGTTTGGTCAACGCCGGCTGGGACACGAACAGCCGTTCAGCGGCGCGGGTGAGGTTCCCCTCCTCGGCCACTGCGAGGAAGTAACGCAGCAACCGAGTGTGGACGTCCATTCCGCCAGGCTATCGATGCAGGTATTGGACGCCAAGAGGGCAGCGGAGCGAGGGTTTTCGCAGGGGAGGCCGACGGTCGGCCGACCCCCCGGTCGTACTGAACGGAGCTCGGGCATGTTCCTCGCCTACGTGTGCGTCACCGTCCTCACGGTCCTCGCCAACATCTGGGAGGCCGTCACCAGCTTCGCGAGAGCCCGGTTCGTCCGGGCCAACGCGGCTGAAGTGGGCGTCCCGCACTCCTGGCTCCCGGCGCTCGGCGCACTGAAGGGGGCCGGAGCCGTGGGGCTCGTGCTCGGGCTCCTGGGCTTCCGGTCCGTCGGGATAGCAGCCGCGACCGGGCTCGTGTTCTTCATGATCTGCGCCGTCGCCATCCATGTCCGGGCCCGTGTCTTCCACAACATCGTCCTCCCCGGTGCCTTCCTGGGGCTGGCGGGTGCGGCCCTCGCCCTCGCCGTCGTGCGGTGACGGCCGGTATTTCCGACGGGGACGGTTCGGACTCGGATGCTGTGTGAGTGAGTGACACGGCCCCTGTCATGCGTACCTACCGTTCCGGTGACCATCGAAGCGACCATCGAGGAGATCCAGTGAGCCGCTCGTCCGCGGTACGTCTGCGTTCCATCGCCGTTGCCCTTGCCGGGGCGGCGTGTCTCGTCGGCAGTGTCACGTCCGCCCGGGCGGCCCCGGCCGGAGCCGTCCAGGTAGCCGAGCACACGTACGGCGACGCCCTGCTGGCCGAGGTGAGGACGTTCACCGGCAACGGGATCGGCACCTCTCCGTCCCAGGCGGTGGACGGCGCGGTCCGGATGGCCTACACGAACGCCCAGTCGGCAGGCTGGCAGGCGAGCCAGTGCTACGTCCGTGCCACCGATGTCAAGTCGGTCGGCGGTGGCGTATACGCCGCGGTCGCCAACCTGTTCTGCCAGCGCTGAACCACACCGATTTCCATCAAGAGGGGATACCAGCATGACCAAGACGCTCATCCGGGGTGGCGCCGCCATCGCTCTCGCGGGTCTTGCGGCGCTCACACCCACCGTCGCGCACGCAGGAGATGCCAGCGTGCAGGAGACGCGGGTGTTCACGGGCTTCGCGTCCGAAAACAGCCCCAAGGAGGCGAAGCGGGACGCCGAGAAGAGGGCCCGCCAGAACGCGCTGATCAGCGGATACCTCAACGAACAGTGCGTGCTGCTCTACGCGAACTCCTCCCGGCTCGGCCCCGGCTACTACTGGGCCGACGCCGCGATCAGCTGCACCCGCTGATCCGCTGAACCGCTGAACCGCTGAACCAGCTCGGGCCGGCCACCTACGGGAGTCACCCACGGGTGACCTGTTCCGCGAGCACATGCGCGCCGGCCTTCCGGCACCGGACGAGGCCACGAGCGGGGCGGTCAAGAGCGCCTGGCCCGTCCGGACACCGAGCGTGGATTCCCGCTGGACGGCATCCTGGCCGACTCGAAGTCGAGGCAGGATGCCGTGCTGGACCTGGAGATTCCGCAAGCCCAGGTGGTCGGGCGGATCGGTGGACGACGGTTGTGCCGTCAGGACCACGAACGCATGTCCCTGAGTGGCTCGGCCCATTGGCTCGGCCCATTGATGGGCGTCATGGATTCTGCTACCGCCGTGCAGCTGGTCGACGACTGCCCGCCCCGACGGGTGGCCTTCCCGCGCGAAGAACTGTTGGAGGGCTTGGAGGCCCTTCAGGAACACCTGGGGCGGCCCCTCGCCATCGCCGGATCAGTCCGCACGGTCCGGCCCGAGGCAACTCTCCACCGGGATCGCCCGCCACATGGCGCCGACCTGCACGCCGTGGCCGGGCGGCAGCCCATCTCCCAGCGTCCCGGTGCACCAGTGCTGAGCCGACCCGTTACCTCATATCTTGATCAACTTCATAGGCGTGGGCCTTCAAGTCCTTCTAGATTGCTCCCGACCACAGCGCACCGAAAGTGTGCGAAGACAGCGAATTTGGGGGAAGTATGAAGCGTAAGGCAGCCATCGTTATGGCCGCTCTTGTCATGGCGTCCGGGGTAGGCATGGTGGGCGCCTCACAGGCTTCCGCGCGCGACTGCCAGTACAACACGCGCTCCTGCAAGTGGGAGCCCACTGCCGCGCTGTGCTTGGCGAACGCTGACACGATCAACTTGCCGCAGTACAAGCGTCTCAAGATCACCGAGCTGCCTCAGCCGTTCAAGGGGCGCTTCATGGCCTGCTCCTCCGGCACTTGGACGAAGGGCCGCGGCTGACCGGCAGCCCGAACGGCCAGCCGGCTGTCCCGCCTTTGTGGCGGGCGGCCGCCTGGCCCGGCTGGAGCCATAACCTTTCCCACGTGACAGGGCGGCGTCCAGTCCCCGTCCGCGTACCCGTAGGTCGGCTCGCCCGGCCGGGCCAGGCGGGTCACGTCACGGGCCGTCCGGGCCGCGGAGGCAGCAGAGCACGTACGTGTCCTCGAACCGGGCGATGTCGCCGACGAGTTCGGCGCCGTGAGGGCGCAGGCTGGCAACGGCGTCCTCGATGTCGTCGACGACGAACATGACGCGATGCGTACCCGACTGGTCGGCGACGAGGTCCTCGACCTGCGCCCTGCCCTCCAGCTCCACACCGAGTTCCACAAGAACGCGATGGCGGCATCCGGGTCCTCGACGGCGATGCCGATGTTGTCCCGTCTCCCCGGCGTCCTTTGTGCGGCCGGCGCGGGATCCGCGGCCGACGTGAGTCCAGCAGCCGGTCGGAACAGTGCCCAACCACCGTGCACAGCAACGGCCCTTCACAGAAGATCCGGGAAGAGCTCCAGCCCGAACCCGAGGTGGTGCACGCGGTTGCCCGGCCGGTGCGGCGGGCGGCCCCGCCGCGACCGGATCACGGCGTCGCCCGGCGCAAGGACACGGCGAAGGCGCAACTGGTGACGGTGAGGACGACGATCGGTGGCATGGGCAGGAACAGGACGGATATCGCCAGGCCCACCAGAGAAGCGACGAGGGGCGTCCATCCGAAGGCGGTGCGCCGTTCGACCAGTTCCGGGGCGTGCCGGACGGCGGTGAGGGCGAGGAGCCCGCACGCGATGACGAAGAGGGCCATGACGAGGCTCATGCCCTGGACGATGTCGAGGGTGCTGCGTTCCAGGCCGAGCAGGGTCATCCTCGACTCCCGCATGGCTGCCGAGGAGGCTTCCTGCTGAGGGGTGGGGTCGCCCAGCGCCGTCGCGGCCGCAAGGGCGAGGTGACCCGTGCCCAGCAGGAGGAAGCCGCCGGCCCCGACTCTGAAGGGTCGCAGTGGCTTGGGTCGGGGCTTGCGCTCGAGGACGGGTGTGACGATCGCGCTCACCGTGGCTCCTTGAAGTCGAACGAGGCCGCCCTCTACATCGGTAGAGGATGGCTGCTGCCCGCACTCTACACATGTAGAGGCGCATGGGGAGGGGTCGCTGCAGCGCGCACACCGGATGCAGAACCGCGCACTGCTGATTCCGGCGGGTGCTCGCCATCGCCGACGCGGTCCGCCGCGCCGCTCAGAAACGCCTCACCGGCCGGGAGGAGGAGCTCGGCGAGACGCCAGAAGGTGGCGCCGGGCTGGTCGGCCGACCAGCTGCGCGGCCACCTTGGAAGTCGATCATCTGGCGGCTGCCCGCCGGCAACCGTGGCGGGCTGCCCGCCGGACCCGATGGCAGGCGTGTCGGCCATGAGTGCGGCGAGCATCCGCGCGTGGAGGTGTTCGGCCCTTCCGATGCCGAGCTCGTCGTACTCGATCGCCGCCGTGCCCGCCTTGACGCGGCCGGTCAGCCGGGGGACGGCCCGGAGGTGGGGTCGGCCTCCTTCAGGCGGTAGGGGGAGCGCAGGGCCGCGTACTCGCGCAGCTGCCGCAGTTCGCCGTCGTCGGGGTGGCGGCCGACGCTGCCCGAGAGGCCGACGGGTCGACGAGGAGGGGTGCGAAGGCCTCCTCGGCGGAGCCCGGCGCGTCACGCAGCTCGGTCCGCAGGGCGTGCAGGAAGCGGGTGGGTCTCCAGCGCCCGGCGCAGCCGGAGCAGGTCCGGATCCCACTCCCGGTCGTCGTCGAAGCCCCGGTAGTGAAGCTCGTAGCAGGTGGAGGGCGAGCTGCAGGTCCTCGCCCCAGGGGTCG includes these proteins:
- a CDS encoding response regulator transcription factor; translation: MSRVLIVESHGRSGLRPVLEAVDALVVVGEAADAVEAVKAAKEYQPDVVIMDVSLAGHGAVEATRQLLGLGFPPKVLALTSSSPDGRVLDVLRAGAAGFVVRDCSADELAHAVRIVGVGGNVLDPKIMHTLTRGRPSAGSPDLLERIGNLTDMERQMLTLIGGGHTNQRIADECRLSITRVRAHVSRLVQRLGLDHRIQAAVLAWEAGIVGRD
- a CDS encoding LysR family transcriptional regulator, with translation MDVHTRLLRYFLAVAEEGNLTRAAERLFVSQPALTKQIKQLETLLGLTLFTRSRAGMALTGPGRTLAERIPVLLSDWDQVLRDTKTAASRAARVLRIGYLASAANETTPGIITAFARCRPGWRAEMRQASWSDPTAGLADADVDVALLRLPFPGQDALRVEVLFTEPRWVALPTSHPLAACERIPFRDLWDEPFVAAPSETGAWREYWLATDEREGHPVRIGAVTDQPDDWLSAIANGYGIALTPESSARFYARPGVTYRPVSGLSPSSVGVAWAPSNDTDPAVQDFVRCCLETRPDQG
- a CDS encoding DoxX family protein; this translates as MFLAYVCVTVLTVLANIWEAVTSFARARFVRANAAEVGVPHSWLPALGALKGAGAVGLVLGLLGFRSVGIAAATGLVFFMICAVAIHVRARVFHNIVLPGAFLGLAGAALALAVVR
- a CDS encoding LIC_13387 family protein produces the protein MSAIVTPVLERKPRPKPLRPFRVGAGGFLLLGTGHLALAAATALGDPTPQQEASSAAMRESRMTLLGLERSTLDIVQGMSLVMALFVIACGLLALTAVRHAPELVERRTAFGWTPLVASLVGLAISVLFLPMPPIVVLTVTSCAFAVSLRRATP
- a CDS encoding iron-containing redox enzyme family protein codes for the protein MGSGPAPAAPGAGDPPASCTPCGPSCVTRRAPPRRPSHPSSSTRRPLGQRRPPPRRRRTAAAARVRGPALPLPPEGGRPHLRAVPRLTGRVKAGTAAIEYDELGIGRAEHLHARMLAALMADTPAIGSGGQPATVAGGQPPDDRLPRWPRSWSADQPGATFWRLAELLLPAGEAFLSGAADRVGDGEHPPESAVRGSASGVRAAATPPHAPLHV